TTCCTTAAATATTTTGTTAGTATATCTATCGgtaaaatctttaattaaaaGACAGAGTATTAGAAAATGACAAAGTCAAATTTATTTACTAAAAACTCTAGCCTCTCCCCTTTTCTTCTCCTTTTGTTTCTCCTCTTTCACTCTCTTCAAGCTCACCCACCTGTCATTCGTCCCGGTCCCGTCTCATCTCATTTCTCGCCGAGTTCTCAATCTCTTCATTTGGTACAGTCGCGTGCGTCCTCCTCCCGCCGATCGTCAATCCTCTGTTCTTCACAGTATCCACATTGTTGTTGCGTCCCAACAGTAATCACCAAAATCTACATGCCATGAGCAACCAAGAGCTTTCTACCAAATAGAGTGATTAAAGTTGCAATGTAACCGGTTAAGGTGATGGTAATGGCGGTTCGTCCAACTGCACTCCATTGACTATTGTAACTCCCATCGTTCTATGCGGCGATGTAGTTAAGGGGCCATGGCCATAACccctaaaaatttcaaattatatagGGGTATTTTGGTAGttttacatataaaattaatccttattgtgtaatttaattttaaacactatttttattattaaaaaataataatctcacttaattagtttttaatctatttatataattgaaattatatgataaactatttaaatttagagaaataaattttaaatttttataaataaaagtgttttataaataatgttttataaattaatgagttttataaactatttaaatttaaaaaataatttaattttttaaaaatataaatttaatgaacaatcgattagataatttaaatttaaaaatatttaaatataaataagtattatttttatagataataaattagattatttaaatttaataaaaatgaaatggaaatattttttttaattaatggattaaataatttaatttaaaaaaataaattttatagtaaatattatattaaattaatatattactttaataatattatttttatgagtttacatatgataaaaaaattataataaatattattaaaaattgatttcatTTGGAATAGAGATTATGGGTTGATTgttgatttatattaaaaataaaattattattaatttattttaattaataaaaataaattataatttaattataatattttattaatttttgaatatatatttattttatatattttatcttacatattttattttattaacaaatcatTAAAATTAGGCCCATAAACAAAATTTCTCCATCCGTTAGTTAGTGGTTGTATGCTACCAAGATTTTGTTGAATGACCCGGGATTGAATCCGTACCATCCAAATCGGAGCAGGAAAGTACCGAGAATCACCGGAGAAGCGCTGTGTCCACGCAGAGCAATGGCCCTGCCAGAATGGTCAAAGCGACCTAATCTTGGACCTTCAATGAGAGCGCCCCATAACCCAGCAATACCACCCACCATCTGCACCACCCCAGATCCAGTGAAATCGATTACTCCATTACCAAACAAGAGATTGTCAGTTCTGAAAGCAGAAGCCCATCCATCAGTAGACCAGAACCAGTGAGACACAACTGGGCAAACAAAGCCAGTTAAAAAGGAAGAGTATATTAAGTAAGCGACAAATTGTGTTCTTTCGGCGATAGAGCCACTAGTAATCCCAGCAGCAGCTATAGCAAACGCCCACTGGTAAAGAAAGTTGCTGTAGTCCAAATCTTCAGATGGGATGGTCTTGAGGCCGAAGTGTTGTTTGCCAATAAAGCCATTCTCTGAGCCACCGGTACCGAAGGCAAAGGCAAAACCGAAGAGGTAATAAAAAAGGCCACCAATAGGCGCGTCAAGGACATTGGTGAGCATAATATTCATGGTGTTTTTGGCACGAACAGAGCCTGCACAAAGCATGGCAAAACCTAGTTGCATGGAGAAGACGAGATAGGCTGAGAATAGGAGATGGGTAGTGTCAACGGCATGTCTAAACTATTAccagttaaaaaataatatttgattttaaagttttatttatatagatttaagattttttaaattttaaatatagccATTagctattaaatttatttttttattattttctttttaaatttaaatagttcatAAAATCCATCAAACAATCTTATTATTActtgtaatttttttctttacaaatttaagatttattttctaattttaaatagtttaacaAATAATTTGAGATTTGCTAGAGGGTAGACTCAAGATGTATTTAAGTAATCTTAGTTTAATCGGCTcatactttcttttttttatttatttattttttagtgataTATAACCATCGTCGTGCATCTGTACACCCTAATGTTTAGGGGTCTGCTACTCCGTGAATTCATAAAGTAGATTGGGTTGGGTCTCCTTCACTTGGGCCTGAGTCCTGCCCCGTGCCTGGGCTGTGTACTGGAGGACGGACCTGTATATTGGATTTTAATAGGATTACTACCTAACCTTCCAGCGTGGGCTCAGTCATAGCCTGGATGTCCTAGGCCCAATAGTCATCAAGTACCTCTTTACTCGCtcatttattatttcataattaatgaagggtaaattttaaaattctaattATTACTATACGACTCTATGAGTGCTTCTGTCAAAATGTCTTCTATTTGCCTTTACCCATTTTAAATTTACGCTTCTGATTTCACTCGCTACTCTGCCTTTTGCGCTGCTTTTACTATCTTACTCTCCTTCTTCCCTATAATTCTTGCCTTTTTAATTTGAGGTACGTCCCACTCTTTTTATGACTTCCATTAGAATTTCTGATGTTGTGGGTTTGATGTCTTCTGTCActtcttcttcattttctaATTATTTCTCTAGCAACTACGCTGACACCACTATTTATACGATTAAGACTTCTCTTCCTAATAAGAGGATGGTCCTTTTCAACCCTCCTCCGGCGGGTCTAATAGATGCCCAGCAGAGACACAACCTAATATTCTTTATCAAACAACGTGATTTCGGGCTGACCTTcccttttattcatttttttttattaaagtctTTCGTCACTTTAGGGTGACTCTCCATATGTTGTCTCCCAATTCCATCCTATTCATGTGTTGCTTTGAGTCTATCTATTTGTGCTGGGGTTTTGCCCTCTCTATTGCCTTGTTCTGTACCTTCTTCCGTCTCGTCATGTCCACCCATGGGTTTTATTAATTTGGTCTCTAGGCAGGGTTGTCTGTCTTCGTCGAGTATAACGGCTCAATAAAAGGTTGAGCCGATGCCTTTATGGTAGTTGAGCTAAAAAGAGCTCAGGAATCAATAAGTGCATGTTTATGTCCAGTCTTCGGGACTGCCGTGAAGCTAGTAttgttatttttctatttttctttcttgttaTATTTCCCTCTTGTTGCTTTAAGTTTTAACCGGATTGgtattttcttttcagtttttgTTGTTCCTATGGATACCATCAAGTTTTCAAAGAACTTATCTCTGTCTTAGAAAAGCATGAAGGCGGCAACCTTCAAGGCCAACAAGACGGTGGCTGACGTAACCCGGGTGGTCTTCCATGCTATGGACCCTGCAACTGTGACTCATCGCGCTGCCCTTGACTCTATGCCTTCTCTAGCTTTGATGCCTGCGATAGGGTGTTCTTGCTCCACGGCCTCAAGGACGTCTGTTCCTGCTAAGGCGCTGGCTTTAGCCAATACTCCACCTGCTTCTAAACAGATTCCTAAAAAGCCCATCACGCTTAGCAAGTTCACTGAAAGAGGAGAGCACTGGGGTTGCTCCTCTGGATGTCCCACCCCTTCAGGTTGTGAGGGCTATTGTTATTAAAGGCGGGAGTAGCAAGCGGGCCCGGACTTCGGAGCCAGCTACTAAGAGCAGAACCACCAAATGGGCTCGCACTACAGAGCCTGCAAGGTTAGCCCCTCCCCCCTCAGCCAAAAAGGGGAAGAAAATGGTGGAGCAGCTGTCGTCTACCCCAGATAATGAACTTTTGAATGCTGTTGAGGTGACCCCGGAGTCCACACCAGCCTCGACAGCCAAAATGCTGTGTGAGAAGATGTTTGGGGGGATCCCAAATGCCTTTGATCCTCGTTTCTTAACCCTTATCAGCCATCTCGCCTACTCTACCAAGCAATAGGCGGTTTTCAACTCTCGCTCTTTGGATGACCTCGGGATAGCTTGAGAGATATGTTCATCGTGGTAAATGATATGCTCTCTCAAGgatatttttgatttttttaaacttttttaaccTTGTTTTGTTTGTGTGTGGCAGGCCTTTGGGGTATTCATAGAGATTGATATTCAGAACTGATCATTTCAAAACTCGGTGGAGTAACGCATTACCGAGGAGTACCGGGATGAAAATATCATTGCTACTGGTAAGATCCGTAGACATATCATTAGGTTCTAATGGCAAATTGAGGACCTCATTAAATAATTGGGGGAGATGAGTTCGGACTTTTCAATGAGCTTTTGCAACTAAGTATTAACGAGATGAGGTCTTAGCATAAGAACTCTATAGAGCTGAACTTCATAATAGTTGACATTGACATCCACTATCAATTTACATTTACAACacaattttattataaacaTATAATTAGTCTAATCTCAATAATATAAGTAAATataagaataaattaaattaatttgaataaattttttatataatattttgtcaTTTAATGAAATCGCGATGAGAATACATAATCTCTCTGTTTTTAAGGGGTATATTCCTTAGCTGCCTGAAACAAATACAAGAGAAGCAGAAAAATCAAAACAATGAAAAGGGtaaagagaagaagaggaaacaCATAGAAACATAAAAGGGCGTGCACTGCTAATGTAAGACAAATTGTCGTTTACTACTCGTCAGCATTCAGCAGCACGCAGTAATTTGTTACAGACCAGCTTGTACACCGATAAGTGTGCGTTAAATGACCATAAATGCCCTTGTAGCAGCTACCCTCCCCCATCCCTATCTTGCAACTCCATTGTTTTTGTCCCTCTCTGAACCCGTACTCAGTACGGGAGTCGCGGCAGCCAGCAAGTAAAAAGTAAAAGCCGAGCACCCATACCATGCGATGGTCGATTGTTAAACGCCACGGGGTATTGGAAATGCAAGTATAGGCTTTGAATACAAGATAGGCATTCGGCCGGGAAACAGAGGAAACGAAGAATGTGAGTTGAACTAACATTCCTTTAGGCCATCTCCAACCTATGCACTATTTTTTGCACTATTTTGATGCTTTGCATTAAAATGGTACAATATTTACTCTAATTTTTTGCACCAATTTTAAcaccaaaaaaaatattttatttatatttttctctctctttaatattatattatttattttattttaattttatttatatattttacttaaaaaattcatataattttatattattctatgtaatatattataaataaattaatttattataaatattatttataattgtgaatatattaatttaaattaaattttaataatataaaaatataaaataaattaaaaatataataaattataagagtgaaaaaaaataaatttaattaaaaatatatataaattttgaattatattataattaaaaaaaataaattttaaattatattataaatttaaaaaaaaaaaaaacaaacaaacagaaATAGCGCTGCTACAGTGTCACGCCAAAATATGGCG
This is a stretch of genomic DNA from Manihot esculenta cultivar AM560-2 chromosome 2, M.esculenta_v8, whole genome shotgun sequence. It encodes these proteins:
- the LOC110609833 gene encoding ammonium transporter 1 member 1, which codes for MQLGFAMLCAGSVRAKNTMNIMLTNVLDAPIGGLFYYLFGFAFAFGTGGSENGFIGKQHFGLKTIPSEDLDYSNFLYQWAFAIAAAGITSGSIAERTQFVAYLIYSSFLTGFVCPVVSHWFWSTDGWASAFRTDNLLFGNGVIDFTGSGVVQMVGGIAGLWGALIEGPRLGRFDHSGRAIALRGHSASPVILGTFLLRFGWYGFNPGSFNKILNDGSYNSQWSAVGRTAITITLTGYIATLITLFGRKLLVAHGM